In Candidatus Bathyarchaeota archaeon, the sequence CTGAGAAAAACTCTCCTGGAACTTTTTGGCTTCCAACTATTACCATGACATCTTTTCCAGTGGCCCTAATTCTTTTTAAAACATCGCTTGTTTGAATGTTTTCTCCGTAAGCAGTTAGATGAACAACGATTCCTCCATTTTGTTTCCATTCTTTCACTGCCTTTCGCCAAGGTTTTCCCATTTCAAAGAGGAAGGGGCCGCCCCAAGTTTTCACAACTTTTTCAACGCTTTCCTTAACTTTTTCGTCTTCTACGTCAGAGAGGATTATCCCTGTGGCTCCAAAGGCTCTTGCGGTTAAAGCCACATGTGTAGTGAGTCTTTTATCCCTTTCTGGCCTATGTCCCCATCTTAAAACAACGACTTTAACCATTTTAGAGCGCCTCTCCGCTTTATTCTGCGGGAACAACTACTTTTTCAAAGGTTCCGTTTAATTTCTTTACTTGCCCGCATATTTTATCTGCGAACCATGGAACAGCCTCAAAAACGACATGAGCATAATCTCCTTCATATTTTACAACGTGCACGTTTGTGTTGTTGTATAGCCACGAAATGAATGACATGGTTTCGCTGTTCATTGGCACAGAAAACGAGACTTGGACGTAGTTCTTGAGTTGCCGTCTAAGTTCATACTTTAAAATATCCAAGTTTATTCCGTAAAGCGCTGATATTGGAACCGGATTTGGAGCTAGTTCTTTAAGGGATTCAATTTTGCGTTCTACTTCCTCTTTAGAGAGCAAGTCTATCTTGTTGAAGGCTGTCACTATTGGTATGCCTGAGGCTCCAATTTTGTGAATTGTGTCTAGGCTGCAGGAAATTTTTCTTTCAATATCGGCTAGCGGCTCGCTTATGTCAACAACTAGTAGGATTAGGTCTGAAAATATTGTTTCTTCAAGTGTGGAGTGGAAGGCTTCAATTAATGTTATTGGAAGTCTGTCGATGAATCCGACCGTGTCTGTCAGTAGAACTTTTCTTCCGTATAGGTTGATTAACCTTGTTGTTGTTGAAAGAGTGGTGAACAATGCGTTGTCAACTGGAACTTGTTCTCTTGTTAGGGCGTTAAAAAGGGAGCTTTTTCCAGCGTTTGTGTATCCAGCTAAAGAAATTGATGAGAATCCAAGTTCTATTCTTCTTCTCCTATGAAGCTTTCTCTTTTCCCTTATTTTCTTAAGCTTTCTTTGAATGGTATGTATATGCCTCTTTATGGTTTCGTAGTAAACGTCGACTTCGTAGGCTCCTAACCCCATGAATCCAGGTTGTTCTCCCATTTTTGCTAATCTAACTTTTTCTTTGGCTCTTGTGAGTTCACGTTTAAGTCTTGCAAGTTCAATTTGTAGTTTAGCCTCAGTTGTTGACGCTCTTCTTGCAAATATTTCTAAAATTAGCTGGAAACGGTCTATTACTTCAACTCCTGTTTCCTTCGCCAAGTTGTAAGCTTGAACAGGCTTCAAGAAGTTATCAAAAATTATTTTTTCAGCGCCAGTTTCTTCTACAAGTTTGGCCAGCTCTCTTACTTTCCCCCGTCCAATCTGATATTTTGGGTCAGCTTTTCTAATCTGTTCTATTTTTCCAACTACAGTGTAGCCTGCCGACTCAGCTAGGCTTTCCAGCTCATCTAATGCTGAAGGCTCGTTTCTTAGTCTTCGCTGAACTATTATTGCTTTCGTTCTTGGCTGCCCTCCAACTTTTTAGTTTTTATCTGGGCGATGTCTCCTAAAGTTAATCCTTTCGAGGGTTTAGAAATTAAGCTTGATTTTGGAATTTTAGGCTCAATTGTTGAGGCTGGAACTAGAAGCTTAATTTGAAGTGCATGTTCAAGTTTTCTAGCTAAAACCGTGTCCGGAACCATTTTTCCAGTTTCAACTCTCCTTAAGACAGAAACTTTTTCGCCTATTTTCTTGCCTAAATCTTCATGGCTTAACCCTAATTTTTCCCTTGCATGCCTAACTCTAGAGCTATAATCTTCAACTATTTCGAGTGATTCATCAATTTTCGGAGCCGTAGTTTTTGCGGCGGTTCTCTTTGAAGATGCATGTACCCCGGGAACTGTCAGTTTTCTGGGCAAAGCACTTGGTTTTTGGGGTTCATAGTACGGTGTGCCAAGGCTTGCGCATCTTCCGCAAACAAGCATTTTTGCCCCCTCAATTATGACTTTATGTGGTTTTCCTCGAATTCGACGCCCGCAAACCTCGCAGCGCACTGTGGTTCCTCCAAAGTTTTTATTCTCTAAGCCATCTTTATACTTGTCGTAAATCTTTGGTGGAAAAATGGAGAAAAACAGGGAGTATGCGCTTCTGAAGATTAGGAAGATAGCTGACTACCAATTTGGAAGAGGAGTAGGCAAAGTGCTCTTTCCAGACAATGTCGAAATCACATTTTCAAAAGCAACCGGCAAAATAAGACATGTATACTTGGATGGAAAGAGAATTGCAACTTTACGTCCAAAGGACGGATTATTCTCCCTGACAATTGAGGGGGCAAAGAGAATTGTTAAAAACGTTAGGCCTCTTCGATTTTGGGTTAAAGTTTCAGATGAAGCCTCTTCCTTCGTTGCTGATGGAAGAAGCGTTTTTGCAAAGCATGTCTTAGATGCTGACGAAGAGATTAGGCCAAAGGAGGAAGTTATTGTTCTTGACGCCAAAGGTAATGTTTTGGCTGTTGGGAGAGCCCTACTAACCGGAAGGGAGATGAAGGCTTTCAAAACGGGAGTTGCAGTTAAAGTTCGTAAAGGCGTGAATGAGGGGAAGATTAAGAAAGGGCCTAAGCAAATAAATAATTGTTGAGGTGCCGCAGTTGCGTCGTAAAATTAGCCCAAGAGAAGCAAAACGGCTTATGCAACGTATGGGCCTCAACATGTCCCCAATGCCAGACGTGCAACAAGTCATCTTTAGAACAGCCACAAAGGAGATAGTTGTAGAAGACCCAGAAGTTGCTGTAATAAGCCTACGCGGCCAGAAAATCTTCCAAGTAACTGGTGAAAAAATATCTGAAAAAGCTTTAGAAACTAAGCCGAAACTTGTAATTCCAGAGGAGGACGTGCAGCTGGTTGCTAATCAAACTGGGAAGTCTTTGGAAGAGGCAAGGAAAGCTTTAGAGGAGACTGAGGGCGATTTAGCTAAAGCAATATTGCTACTTCAGTCACAGAGTTAAGGCTGAAAGCGTTTGTAATTTCTAAAACTGTTTTAGGACTTCCTCTCTATCCATTATGTAGCCGCAGTAGTGGCATTTTAAGTAAAGTGGCTCTTGGCTTTCCACGTAAAATTTTGGCTGAATAGGCTCTCTACTGTTTGAGATACATGCTGGATTGGCGCATTTAACAATGTCCTTAATGATTTTTGGAAGTTGGACACGTTTTTTCTCAACAACCTTGTAGTCACGGATTATGTTTATAGTGGCGTAGGGAGCAATAAGCGCAATCTTATCGACTTCTTCAGCTTTTAGTTCCCTTCCCTCAATTTTCACGACGTCCTTCCTACCGAGCTTTCCACTTGGGACGTTCATAGCTATGGTTACGATGCTTCCCTTTTTGCCTGTTATACCCAAAATTTTTGCCACGTCGAGTGCGTGACCGCTGGTAATGTGGTCTATAACTGTTCCATCCTTAATTTTCGAAACTCGAAGGGTAGTTTCTTCCATGTTTGAAGCCTCTACAAGCTTTATTAAAAACTGGATAAAAAGTTTCTGTGGGCAAGTCTTATTTATCTCATGCTAAAGAACTGTTTTGGTGTATCAGTTGGAATTCGCTGGAAGGGACATAATTTCAATTAAGGATTTTTCCCGAGAAGAAATCGATTACATCTTAGAAACTGCAGCTGCAATGGAGCCTATCGCCAAAACAGGCTCTGACATGCTTAAAGGGAAAATTTTGGCAACCCTATTTTTTGAGCCAAGCACACGGACACGTCTAAGTTTCGAGTCGGCAATGCACAAGCTTGGCGGGTCAACCATAGGTTTTGCAGAAGCAGAGATAGCTTCAGTTAAAAAAGGCGAAAACTTAGCTGACACAGTTCGCGTGGTGGAGAATTACGCTGATGTTATAGCTGTTAGGCATCCCCTCGAAGGGGCTGCAAGACTCGCAGCTGAATTTGCAGAGGCACCAATTATTAATGCTGGTTCAGGAGCGGAGGAGCATCCAACTCAAGCCTTGCTTGACTTGTATACCATAGTTAAAGAGAAAGGCAAAATCGACGGATTAAACATAGCCTTAATTGGGGATCTTCGATACGGCCGCACTGTCCACTCGCTTGCTTATGCACTTTCACTTTATGATGTTAAGCTCTACTTGGTTTCTCCTGAAACCTTGAGGATGCGTAAGGAAGTTCTAAGAACGCTTAGAGACAAGAAAGTTGAAGTTATCGAGAAAAATAGGGTTGAAGAAATAATTGGCGATGCAGACGTTCTTTACGTTACGAGAATTCAGAAGGAGCGTTTTCCAGACCCAGCCGAATATGCGAAGGTTAAAGGTTCATATAAGATAGACCTTGAAACTCTGAAAGATGCGAAGGAAGATATGATAATTCTTCATCCGTTACCCAGAGTTGACGAGATTGCACCTGAAGTTGACAGTACGCCGCATGCGAAATATTTCAGGCAAGTTTGGAATGGAATAATTGTAAGGATGGCCTTGCTTGCCCTAATACTCGGCGCAGTCGAGTAGAAAGCTACTTGCTTCCGACCAGTGTTCGGTATCGATCGAATAGTTCCTTCTTTTTGGCTTCGTTCCATCCGCTTACTGCTTGGTAGTAGCCTGTTATTCTTGACCACCATTCAACGTTTTGTGAGCCGCAGTTTGGACATTGCTCATGAAGCGGTGAGGTTACCATTCCGCAGTCATTGCATATTGTCAAGTCTTTCGTGTATGCGTAATAGCCTATCTGAGTTTGCGTAGCTATTCTTTGCGTAAACTTGTAGAGGGCTTCTGGGTCTGGGTTGGCTTCGCCGAGCCAAACGTGGAACATGTTTCCTCCGTTTAGCAATGGGAAGAATTTTTGTTCTATGTTCATTCTTTCAATTAGGCTTGTTTTTGCTCCTACGTATACGTGGGTTCCGTTGCTGTAGTAGACTGGAACATCCTTTTTTCCTTCCATAAGCATTTGTTTGGCTTTGATTAGGTCTCCTTTAACCATTTTTTCGGCTTTTTCCCTAAACTCTTCGGTTAGTAGGTCGGCGATTGCGAATCTTTGAGCTGTGGATTCTGCTGGGGTTCTCGCTAAGGCTATTTTTATTCCATGCCTAGCTTCAAGCTCTTTCTTGTACTTCTGCATTTCCAAAATTAGTCTAATTAGGATTTTTACGGCTTCTTTGCTTTCGTGAAGCTGGTATCCCGTGTGCCACTGCGTCATTTCGTTTCCGCCTACAAGCCCAATAGTGTAGACAAGTTCGTCAAAGTCTACTGCTGGCCGTCCCTTCTGCCGGGTTCTTGGGTCAAGAGGCCTCTGAGTTGCGAAGGGTATGCGGTTCTGCTTAATCATTACGTCCATCCATTTGCGTTTAACCTTGAAGATTTCAACAGCTAAGTCCATAAGCCTCTTGGCTTCTTCGAAAAGTTTTGTGTCATTTCCATTCGCTTTATAGGCTATTCTTGGAAGATTTAGGCTTATTACCTGCCAGCTTCCCATGGTGAAGTGTTTTCCATCGACGAAGTAGAGTTTTTCTTCGAAGTCTTCGCTGCTTTCCGGAGTCTCAACAAAGCAGTATGCGCAACACTGGTAGCATGATACGCCTTTCCCGTATCCCCTGTAGGCGGGCATCATGTTATCAAAGTATGGAGTCCCAAACTTGGCAACTACCTTATGGACTTCAAGCCATAAATCATCATATTCAGAATTGAAGAATTCCGGGCTTATTCCATTTTCAAGCTTTGGGAAGTTAAACGGCTTACCCCAATAATCACCTTGTAATGCAACTTCGTAGAGGGCCCTAAACATGGTGCGAACTTCATCTTCATAATCGCCATAAACATCTGGGCCAACCCTGCCCCTCGCAACTATTGGAACTTTTCTCCAGATTTCAGGCACACCGGGCTGGACTTGAATATTGCTGAAAACTAGTTGTCCTCCTCTAGCTACGTACGCCTGCGTATACTCGAAGAACATCATTTGCATGAGCTGCTTAATTTTATCGTAGCTTAGCCCCCGCATGTACGGCGCTAGGAAAACTAGGAAGTTGTAAAAGCCTTCTCCTCCTGAAAAGTTTGTTTGGGCTGAAGCTAAAATTTTAGCTGTATGCAGTATTGCAACTTCTGGATGTTTTGCCGGTCCGGCTATGCTTGTTCTCGTTCCCATTCCGTCCGGCATTAAGCCATAATAGAAGAAGAAGCGTAGATCCCAGTCTTGGCAGAACGGTCTTGTTCCAAAGTATTCTAAGTCGTGTATGTGTAGTTCTCCAGAAAGATGTGCATCCGCCAGTTTCGGAGGCATCAGAAGCAAGTACTCTTCGCCTGAAACCCAGTCTGCCTTGCGTTTATGGGAAGTTTCTGGATTCGGCTGTAGGTTTGCGTTTTCGTTTGCTTTGTATCCTTTTCCGATGTCTATCAAGTATGCGTCATAGACTGGTGTTCCAACTCTTGTCAAGATGTTTCTGTAAATTGCGTATTCTGGTTTTTCCCTTGACTTGTCCAGTAACACGTTGTTAACGAGTTCTCTGATTAGCGGTCCGCTGATGAACCTTAGGCCTAATTCGAAGACTCTTTTTTCTACCTCCTTGGCTATTTCTTCCGCTTCTTCTACGGATATTGGTCTAACATCGAAAAATTCCTTTGCAAGTTTCGTTTCTGTTAAAAGCTGTTTTACAATGGCTTTTCTGTCCCATTCAACCATGAAACCGTCGCTACGCCTAACCATAGGCTTAAGTTCTTGCAAAATTGCACTATCATTCATTTTCGGCTTTTTCCTCCAAAATTTTGTTCAAAAATTCCTCATTTAGAGTTTCACTCTGGAAAAGCACGTCTTCTCCGTAAACTTTCCCGCCTACTTCTAGGGCGGGAGCAGACATTACGTAAACGTTCCTGACTATTAAATCAGCCATAACTTCAGAATCATCTAGGTTTTTCTCTTCGAAAACTATTCCTTTCATTTTTAGCCATTCTTTTAGCATTTTACAGCGCGGACAGCTTGGAGTCGTGTAAACTGTTATCATAGGAACTCTCACTTCTCCCCTCGTTTAGGCAAGTGGATGAAACATACTGCTTCATTCAAGGCCGCGAGAACCCCGGCAATTCAGATAATAATACATATCTTAGTCTTAGCCTTCTTTATCCACGTTTATTTGAAAATTGTACCGAAGACTACTCTTCTGGAAGATTATTCTATAATCAAACTTGTAAAATTACGTTGCACTGCACTGTAGGTTTAAAAATTTGTATAAAAAGTATAAAAAATTGTATAAGTGCTAAATTGAATTTAACATGTATCTTACTTTCTCGAAAAATCGAATATTTTCACTTTTCACCCTAGAATATTTGGCGTTTGCCCTAGAATACTTCATTAATTTCTCTGTT encodes:
- a CDS encoding nascent polypeptide-associated complex protein, which gives rise to MQRMGLNMSPMPDVQQVIFRTATKEIVVEDPEVAVISLRGQKIFQVTGEKISEKALETKPKLVIPEEDVQLVANQTGKSLEEARKALEETEGDLAKAILLLQSQS
- a CDS encoding tRNA (cytidine(56)-2'-O)-methyltransferase, giving the protein MVKVVVLRWGHRPERDKRLTTHVALTARAFGATGIILSDVEDEKVKESVEKVVKTWGGPFLFEMGKPWRKAVKEWKQNGGIVVHLTAYGENIQTSDVLKRIRATGKDVMVIVGSQKVPGEFFSEKVSDFNVAIGNQPHSECSSLAVFLDRFFEGKELEREFENAKLKIIPQVRGKKIV
- the hflX gene encoding GTPase HflX, with amino-acid sequence MIVQRRLRNEPSALDELESLAESAGYTVVGKIEQIRKADPKYQIGRGKVRELAKLVEETGAEKIIFDNFLKPVQAYNLAKETGVEVIDRFQLILEIFARRASTTEAKLQIELARLKRELTRAKEKVRLAKMGEQPGFMGLGAYEVDVYYETIKRHIHTIQRKLKKIREKRKLHRRRRIELGFSSISLAGYTNAGKSSLFNALTREQVPVDNALFTTLSTTTRLINLYGRKVLLTDTVGFIDRLPITLIEAFHSTLEETIFSDLILLVVDISEPLADIERKISCSLDTIHKIGASGIPIVTAFNKIDLLSKEEVERKIESLKELAPNPVPISALYGINLDILKYELRRQLKNYVQVSFSVPMNSETMSFISWLYNNTNVHVVKYEGDYAHVVFEAVPWFADKICGQVKKLNGTFEKVVVPAE
- a CDS encoding aspartate carbamoyltransferase regulatory subunit — protein: MEETTLRVSKIKDGTVIDHITSGHALDVAKILGITGKKGSIVTIAMNVPSGKLGRKDVVKIEGRELKAEEVDKIALIAPYATINIIRDYKVVEKKRVQLPKIIKDIVKCANPACISNSREPIQPKFYVESQEPLYLKCHYCGYIMDREEVLKQF
- a CDS encoding TIGR00270 family protein — its product is MRCEVCGRRIRGKPHKVIIEGAKMLVCGRCASLGTPYYEPQKPSALPRKLTVPGVHASSKRTAAKTTAPKIDESLEIVEDYSSRVRHAREKLGLSHEDLGKKIGEKVSVLRRVETGKMVPDTVLARKLEHALQIKLLVPASTIEPKIPKSSLISKPSKGLTLGDIAQIKTKKLEGSQERKQ
- a CDS encoding pseudouridine synthase, with the translated sequence MEKNREYALLKIRKIADYQFGRGVGKVLFPDNVEITFSKATGKIRHVYLDGKRIATLRPKDGLFSLTIEGAKRIVKNVRPLRFWVKVSDEASSFVADGRSVFAKHVLDADEEIRPKEEVIVLDAKGNVLAVGRALLTGREMKAFKTGVAVKVRKGVNEGKIKKGPKQINNC
- a CDS encoding glutaredoxin family protein, coding for MRVPMITVYTTPSCPRCKMLKEWLKMKGIVFEEKNLDDSEVMADLIVRNVYVMSAPALEVGGKVYGEDVLFQSETLNEEFLNKILEEKAENE
- the pyrB gene encoding aspartate carbamoyltransferase, with the translated sequence MEFAGRDIISIKDFSREEIDYILETAAAMEPIAKTGSDMLKGKILATLFFEPSTRTRLSFESAMHKLGGSTIGFAEAEIASVKKGENLADTVRVVENYADVIAVRHPLEGAARLAAEFAEAPIINAGSGAEEHPTQALLDLYTIVKEKGKIDGLNIALIGDLRYGRTVHSLAYALSLYDVKLYLVSPETLRMRKEVLRTLRDKKVEVIEKNRVEEIIGDADVLYVTRIQKERFPDPAEYAKVKGSYKIDLETLKDAKEDMIILHPLPRVDEIAPEVDSTPHAKYFRQVWNGIIVRMALLALILGAVE
- the nrdD gene encoding anaerobic ribonucleoside-triphosphate reductase — translated: MNDSAILQELKPMVRRSDGFMVEWDRKAIVKQLLTETKLAKEFFDVRPISVEEAEEIAKEVEKRVFELGLRFISGPLIRELVNNVLLDKSREKPEYAIYRNILTRVGTPVYDAYLIDIGKGYKANENANLQPNPETSHKRKADWVSGEEYLLLMPPKLADAHLSGELHIHDLEYFGTRPFCQDWDLRFFFYYGLMPDGMGTRTSIAGPAKHPEVAILHTAKILASAQTNFSGGEGFYNFLVFLAPYMRGLSYDKIKQLMQMMFFEYTQAYVARGGQLVFSNIQVQPGVPEIWRKVPIVARGRVGPDVYGDYEDEVRTMFRALYEVALQGDYWGKPFNFPKLENGISPEFFNSEYDDLWLEVHKVVAKFGTPYFDNMMPAYRGYGKGVSCYQCCAYCFVETPESSEDFEEKLYFVDGKHFTMGSWQVISLNLPRIAYKANGNDTKLFEEAKRLMDLAVEIFKVKRKWMDVMIKQNRIPFATQRPLDPRTRQKGRPAVDFDELVYTIGLVGGNEMTQWHTGYQLHESKEAVKILIRLILEMQKYKKELEARHGIKIALARTPAESTAQRFAIADLLTEEFREKAEKMVKGDLIKAKQMLMEGKKDVPVYYSNGTHVYVGAKTSLIERMNIEQKFFPLLNGGNMFHVWLGEANPDPEALYKFTQRIATQTQIGYYAYTKDLTICNDCGMVTSPLHEQCPNCGSQNVEWWSRITGYYQAVSGWNEAKKKELFDRYRTLVGSK